In the Hylaeus volcanicus isolate JK05 chromosome 1, UHH_iyHylVolc1.0_haploid, whole genome shotgun sequence genome, one interval contains:
- the LOC128882129 gene encoding semaphorin-1A, which produces MRRTILETRMHPLLSCWCVVATVTLAFAAWQENIRPKMYVQLGAEDVFRFTGNETHTDYFRLVLRDGNYLLVGGRNLVHNLSLTDLTEQQRLTWYSSDSDVKMCLVKGTPEENCQNYIRILVKMDGTTLLVCATNAFKPMCREYGVHAGNYTILKEKVGQAMCPYDPRHNSTFVYVDGELYTGTVADFAGMDPIIYREPLQTEQYDSKSLNTPNFVSSMSQGDFVYFFFRETAVEYINCGKTVYSRVARVCKYDRGGPHRYRNRWTSFLKSRLNCSVTGDFPFYFNEIQSTTELISGQYGNKSAQLVYGTFTTPVNSISGSAVCAFSLQDIADTFKGNFKEQSAINSNWLPVQSTKVPDPRPGQCVNDSRTLPDLTLNFIHTHSLMDELVPSFFGQPIVIRTSFHYRFTQIAVDPQVKTPGGKTYDVLFIGTDNGKVIKAVNAESADTHLKVSPVVIEEIQAFPSTIPVRGIKVVRASQAGDGLEDGRLVVIADSQVQALRLHRCYSDRILSCGECVALQDPYCAWDKVEGKCRALVGPAATDASRFLQSVATGSHSSCPLNKGTNKDPSSVGAISANQNKFSQDSMIPNKEGQGGEIINIMQDEEQDSSGPEVSAADSPPPQYSVETLVMAVVAGALAALLVGFVAGYLCGRKCRKDEDDNLPYPDTEYEYFEQRKNVNSRLAPEPKLLPQEEVTYAEPVLVPQPPKLHSPKGTMRKPPPTPTETLFQFPDGYGFRGPRDNFGTLRSHQGDAYRRNDGFATTRSVKKVYL; this is translated from the exons GTGCGGAGGATGTGTTCAGGTTTACGGGAAACGAGACCCACACAGACTACTTTCGGCTGGTGCTGCGGGACGGGAACTATCTTCTGGTCGGCGGAAG AAATCTCGTGCACAACCTGAGCTTGACCGATCTGACCGAGCAGCAGAGGCTGACTTGGTACTCCTCCGACAGCGATGTGAAGATGTGCCTGGTTAAGGGCACGCCCGAGGAGAACTGCCAGAACTATATTCGCATCCTGGTGAAGATGGACGGCACCACGTTGCTGGTGTGCGCGACGAACGCGTTCAAGCCGATGTGCCGAGAGTACGGCGTGCACGCTGGCAATTACACGATACTCAAGGAGAAGGTGGGCCAGGCGATGTGCCCGTACGATCCCCGTCACAACAGCACCTTCGTATACGTGGACGGGGAGCTCTACACCGGCACCGTCGCCGATTTCGCGGGCATGGACCCGATCATCTACAGGGAGCCGTTGCAGACCGAGCAGTACGACTCCAAGAGCCTCAACA CGCCGAACTTCGTGAGCTCCATGTCCCAGGGAGACTTCGTCTACTTCTTCTTCCGGGAGACTGCTGTAGAATATATCAATTGCGGCAAG ACCGTTTATTCTCGCGTGGCGAGAGTCTGTAAATACGATCGAGGCGGGCCGCATCGGTATCGCAATAGGTGGACATCGTTCCTAAAGTCTCGTCTAAATTGCTCCGTCACCGGAGACTTTCCTTTTTACTTCAACGAAATAC AATCAACGACGGAACTGATATCGGGTCAGTACGGGAATAAGTCCGCGCAGCTGGTATACGGCACTTTCACCACCCCTGTGAACAGCATCAGCGGCTCGGCCGTCTGCGCGTTCTCCTTGCAGGACATCGCCGACACCTTCAAGGGCAACTTCAAGGAGCAGAGCGCCATCAACTCGAACTGGCTGCCCGTGCAGAGCACCAAGGTCCCGGACCCCAGACCCGGCCAATGCGTCAACGACTCTCGCACGCTGCCCGACTTGACTCTCAACTTCATCCACACGCACTCCCTTATGGACGAGCTGGTCCCGAGCTTCTTCGGGCAGCCCATCGTCATACGCACCAGCTTCCA TTACAGGTTCACCCAGATCGCCGTGGACCCCCAGGTGAAAACGCCAGGCGGCAAGACGTACGACGTGCTGTTCATCGGCACCGACAACGGGAAGGTAATCAAGGCGGTGAACGCAGAGTCAGCGGACACTCACCTGAAGGTCAGTCCAGTGGTGATCGAGGAGATCCAGGCGTTCCCGTCTACGATACCGGTGCGAGGGATAAAAGTGGTGAGAGCCTCGCAAGCCGGCGACGGCCTCGAGGACGGCAGACTGGTCGTGATCGCCGACAGCCAGGTCCAGGCCCTGAGGCTCCATCGCTGCTACAGCGATAGGATCTTGTCGTGCGGCGAGTGCGTAGCCCTGCAGGATCCCTACTGCGCCTGGGACAAGGTGGAAGGAAAATGCAGGGCCTTGGTCGGACCAGCGGCCACGGACGCCAGCAGATTCTTGCAAAGCGTCGCCACCGGCTCCCACTCCTCCTGTCCGTTGAACAAAGGGACGAACAAGGACCCAAGCAGCGTTGGCGCTATTTCCGCGAACCAGAACAAATTTTCCCAGGACTCGATGATCCCCAACAAGGAGGGCCAGGGAGGGGAGATCATCAACATTATGCAAGACGAGGAGCAGGATAGCTCGG GTCCAGAGGTGTCGGCAGCAGACTCACCACCGCCGCAGTACTCTGTGGAAACCCTGGTGATGGCCGTGGTAGCCGGAGCGCTAGCGGCACTGTTGGTCGGCTTCGTGGCGGGCTACCTGTGCGGCAGAAAATGCAGAAAAGACGAAGACGACAATCTGCCGTATCCCGACACGGAATACGAGTACTTTGAGCAACGCAAAAACGTCAATAG CCGGCTAGCGCCAGAGCCAAAGTTACTGCCCCAGGAGGAAGTGACGTACGCGGAACCGGTGCTCGTTCCGCAGCCGCCGAAGCTCCACTCCCCAAAGGGTACGATGCGAAAACCGCCACCAACGCCGACGGAAACGCTGTTCCAGTTCCCGGACGGTTACGGCTTCCGCGGGCCCAGGGACAACTTCGGGACTCTACGATCCCATCAAGGTGACGCGTATCGACGCAACGACGGGTTCGCGACCACCCGCAGCGTGAAGAAGGTTTATCTCTGA